A stretch of DNA from Spirosoma endbachense:
TCTGAACGCCATCGCCATGAGTTTCGAGCAATACACTTACCCCACTTCCCTTAGCATAGTCGGCCAGGTCGATCAGGCCCTTCGTAATTCGATCGAGCGTTGCACTACGCTCCTGATCCTTGGGCAACGCATCCGGAAAAACCCGAACGAAGGAACACTGCAACTGATCGGCTAGTGTAATGAATCGCTTCGCTTCGTCTAAATGCCGTTGGCGGGTAACCGGATCGGCATGGTGAAGTTGGGTAGACGCCCCTAGATTAATAATTTTTACACCTTTGTCAGCAGCCAGTCGCCGGGCACTGGCGATATGTTGGGCGTTATCGAACACCGGCGTTTTTGTCAGGTCCATTTCCCCCTGCAAACCCCGGATTTCTATAGCATCGTAGCCATTTTTTGCAGCGGCCTCCAGACTGATCGCCAACGACCATTTCGGGCAACCAAGTGTCGAAAATGCCAATAATGGTTTTTGCCTGCCAGGACTTAAGGCATTTGCCGTACCAACAGTTGCCAGTAAGCCAATAGTCGACTGCAAAAAGGATCGGCGATTGAGTTCGTTCATAAAGAGTGAATTGAGGATACTACTGCTGCCTGCGTTACAACAAAATCTGCCTGAACTATTTTTAATACTACAACTTTCCTGCTTTTAGTTGTTTTACGGCATAGTCAGCAGCACGAGCCGTAAGCGCCATGTAGGTCAATGATGGGTTCTGGGTAGAGGTAGAGGTCATACAGGCACCGTCCGTTACAAACACATTTGGGCAATGGTGCAACTGATTCCACTTGTTCAATAGAGACGTTTGCGGATCTTTTCCCATCCGAACACCGCCCATCTCGTGGTTTTCACTGCCCGGCCGTCGTTGCGTGTCCAGCGTCCTGATGTTCGTAAAACCGCATTGACTATACATTTCGGTAAACTGCTGAAAAAAGTCATTGAGAATCTTCTCGTCGTTATCGTCAAAAGCAACCGAAATGCGAAGCTGAGGAATACCCCAGGCATCGGTCTGGGTTTTATCAAGCTGAACCGTGCTTTTTTCTTTCGGAATAGTTTCTGCCATCATGCTGGAGCCAATCTGCCAGGGGCCCAATTGTCGCTCCAGTAGCTTTTCTTTTAACGACGCACCGATCAGATCCGAGTTTTGCAGAGCCGACCGCGATGCACTGAATGTAGACGCGTATCCGCGCAGGAAATCCGTTTCCTGTTTAACGACATTGCGAAATCGGGGAATGTAACAACTATTGGGCCGCTGACTGCGGTTGGTTGAGTCAAGCAGTCCGTCATATTCTGCCGAAATACGGCCCCGGTAGCTATGGAAAGCAATGAATTTGCCTAACAATCCATTATCGTTTCCTAATCCAGTTGGAAACCGATGTGATGTGGAATTGAGCAGGATCAGGTTTGTATTAAGAGCCGATGCGTTCAGAAAGATAACGCTGGCAAAATAGTCGACCAGTTCGCGGGTAGTTGAATCGATAACCCGCACGCCTTTCACCCGTTTTTTTGCCTCATCATAAATCAGTGAGTGAACAACCGAATGCGGCCTGAGGGTTAATTTACCAGTTTTAGCCGCCCAGGGCAGTGTCGACGCATTGCTGCTATAGTAACCGCCATACGGACATCCCCGCTCACACAGCAATCGATTCTGGCACTGCGCCCGGCCCTGCTGGGTATGAACAGACGTTGGCTGGGTTAGGTGAGCCGCCCGACCCATAATGACATGACGATCTGAATAACGCTTTCCGATTTCGTTTCGGAAATGCGTCTCCACACACGACATTTCGTGTGCAGGCAGAAACTCACCATCGGGCAATGTTGCCAGACCATCGCGATTACCGGTTATGCCAACAAATCGCTCGACATAACTGTACCAGGGCGCTATATCTTTATACCGGATAGGCCAGTCGACGGCGAAACCATCGCGGGCTGGGCCGTCAAAATCAAAATCACTCCATCGCTGCGTTTGCCGCCCCCATGTTAGTGAACGTCCGCCAACCTGGTACCCATGCAGCCAGTCGAACGGCTTTTCCTGAATATAAGCCTGCTCACTATCTTTCGAAAAGAAATGCATGGTATCCTCCCGAAACGCATAATTCCGGCTAACGATTGGATTCTCCTGCCGAACTTTGAGTGGCAACTGACCCCGATGTTCTACTTCCCACGGATTGAGCATCATAGTGGGGTAGTCGGTAATGTGTTTTACATCCCGTCCCCGTTCCAGAACTAATGTGCGCAGGCCGTTTTTCGTTAGCTCTTTGGCAGCCCATCCCCCACTGATACCAGAACCGACTACAATAGCGTCGAAGGTGCGGGCAGCCAGACTGTCGCCGATCAGATTCGCCATAAACTTCCAAAAACAGGTTTATACAAGCGTTGACCTTAGGGAGTTCAAGGCTTTCCTAAGGTCAACTTTTTTTAAGGACGCTTTATTGAACTAGCGGTTTCAGGGCTTTCCGTGGGCCGTAGTTCTGTAGTGTTCCCGTAATAAGTCCTCCCCAAAATCATTGGTTAAATCCCTCACAACCGTATGAATATGGTTCGCATTGGTTTGTGTATTATCGTACTCAATCAGAATCGTTGGCCCATGAATCCGATAATACCATCCCTTGCCCTCTCCTAACTCGGGCGTAAGATCGCCAGCCCAACCAAATCGAAGGCTATCCAGGCCTGTTTTTTGCAGTTTTGCCATTTGCTGGTTGGCAAGCGTAATGCGGTAGTTGTTTAGGTAAACCTGCAACAAACCCAAAAACAATTTGCGTTGATCAGCCGTCATTTCAGAGAGCATCAGACCATCCATCTTTTCGAGCACAGCACTACGTTTATTACTCGTAACCATCTCGGGATAGGCAACAGCAGCCAGCACTGCTTTTTTTCGCTGATCTGGATTCAGGGTTTTCAGCAAGGCAAAAGCCTGCTCTGTTTCCTGCTTTAATATTTCACGACCTTTCTGGGGCAGATCAGATACGCGCGGATCACCCATACGTTTATCGGCCATGGATGGGTCGTATTTCAGAATACCCGGATTGCTACCAAAAAATGTGGGAGTTTGCGCTATTACCCGGCCTGTTACGGACATAAACTGAAGCGACAAGTGGTGTCCTTCAATTCGCCAGCTCCATGGATTTTTCGTTGATGGATCGCCGAAAATGGTGAACGAATAATTTTCCGGATCACGATACACATCATTTGGAGGGCGATTATCAATTACACGCAGCACATTCTCCATATCAATAATGGCCGTTGCTTTATCGTAACCTTGCTGGCTCAGTCCCGTTTTAAGCATAGCCATTGCAGCCTGACGCTGCTCAGGGGTCATCTGTTTCAGGGGAAGACCTTTACGCTCTCTCGGCACAAAGTGCCAATTGAACCGCTCCGCATCATCGAGCGGGAAAATAGCTTTTTGCCGCTGTTCTGGCGATAAGGTTTGTAAAAATGCCTGAGCAGATTCTTGCATCTCATCGCGTACCTGTTGCGCAGACGATTTAGCTTTGGGCTGGGCTACAGTCTGTGCCACAGCCTGGCCCACTATCAAGCAGAAGAAAAGGATACGAATCATAACCGACATCAGTAAGTCTTTTTGAGTAAAGCACTCTCCTCATTGAATTTACTGAATGTAGAATTGTACTCTAACACGGATTTCGAGCAAGATGATTAGCGGGCGAGTATGGACTCTCCTGCACGAATTACTTACTGATCTTTCATTATTTACTTTCTTTTTGCCAACAACCCGACCTGTTCATTAGTTGTAGAAATAAATCCACTGTCACACTACGATCATGTCAACCCGGCCACCGAACAACAGTTTTGGTCCATTAGACCATCTGGCTATGCGCTATTTACGGCAGGCACTCGACACGTCGCATCCGACTGATGAGCCTTATGTACTAAGCCCTGTAGAAAGTCGCGTTATCCGACGTACTAAAACGTTGACGCTTGGTTTAGCCTCTCTGCTAGGCGTTCTGGGCGTTCTGTTCCTTTACGTACCTCAATACAATTGGCCTGCTCTGTTCCAGAATACACCAGTAACGCTGTTCGGAACAACCTATAACCTCCCAATTGTCACCACTCTATACGGTTTACTGCTGGTTTATATAGAAGTAAATCTCTTAGTTGGCCTGAATTTGCTGGGTGTAAAGGCAATTATGCAGGTGTGCCAGTTTCCACGCGCTCACGATGCACAGTATGACCGCCATCTGCAGGCTCTTGCCGACGCAGCTTTGGAGAAAACAAATCGAGGCATTCTTCGCTTCGGGATTGATCCGTACCTGAACATGCCGCGCTGGGGATTAACGATCTTTTTCCTGCTAAATATTACTAAAGCTGCACTAAGTAATCTGGCGCTAAAATTTTTTCTGAAGCGTTTTTTGGGCCGATTTGCTCTCCGCCAGGTGACCGATCTCGCAGGGATGCCAATTTATGCCGCCTGGAATGCGTATGCTTCCTGGCAAGTGTTACACGAAGCACAGATTCGTGTGATGGCTCCGCTCACAATTCGTGAGTTTGTCAATGAACTTCACGACGAATGGGGTGATAATGAGCAATTCAGGCCACTTATTCTAGAAGCCTTACAATATGTTGCCATTCTGAAACGGCAATATAATTACGCCCATTTTCTGCTGACAGAAACATTGGTAGACCGGTTCAATCTTCGAACAAACTCTACGCTCACAGGTCATTTTGCCGAGCAGGCCGCCAATGCCCCGGTTGAAGTGCGTAAAAGTCTGGAGCGGCTTATTGTTTTTGGGGTGTTAGTAGACGGCAACTTATCCTGGCTTGAGAAACGGCGGCTGCGCCAGCTTCGTACCAAGAATTTTCTGACCTACTCAACCGAAGACATACAGCGAATTGGTGAAGATTATAATCAGGGGCGCGGACTCTGGGTTTGAGAGCTATTCGATTGGCCACTTTCCGACTTGTCCCGTCCCTAGACGAACCGTCATATTAGGCTTTATCATCCGCGGGATCATCTTTCGTAACCCGGACTTCATTAATACGCTTGTCGTCGGCCGATAACACATAAAATGTGTACCCGGCATATGTTGTCTGATCAGCAGGTTTTGGCAAACGACTGAATAATTCGAGTAATAATCCTCCCAGCGACTCACTATCCCCCTGCACAGCCTCGAATGTAGTGGCATCGACATTCAGAATCCGGCAAACGTCAGTAATGGGTACTTTACCTTCAAAAACCACCGTCCGGTCATCTTCACGGCGGTAGCCGACGGGCGTTTCATCGTCAAATTCGTCGTTGATATCCCCAAAGATTTCTTCAATAATATCCTCAAGCGTTACCAGGCCACGCGTACCGCCATATTCGTCCACAACAATGGCAATATGTACCCGACGTTTCTGAAAATCCTGTAAAAGGTCATCGACTTTCTTGTTTTCCGGAATAAAGAAGGCAGGACGCACCAAGGACTGCCAACGGAACGAGTCATCTTCATGAATATGCGGCAGCAGATCTTTGATGTATAAGATCCCATCAATCTGATCCAGTGATTCTTTATAAACAGGCACTCGTGAATAACCAGATGCGTTGATCTGAGTCATTAATTCAGAGAATGTCAAGTCGTCTGCTACTGCCGAAATATCGAGTCGTGCCCGCATGACCTGACGAGCCGTCAGGTTGCTGAAATTGACAATACCTTTCAGAATTTCTTTTTCTTCTGTCGTCGCATCAGTGCCTGTTAGTTCGACGGCCTGACTAAGCTCTTCAACCGACAATTTATAGCCCCGTCGCTCAACCCGCTTATCGACCTGATTGCTCAGATTAACAAGCAACATGGCCAGTGGGCGTAGTACAGCAAGACCAACTTGTGCTAATGGTGCTGTCCGGCGGGCAACTGTCATGTTGTTCTGGCTGGCATATACCTTCGGCACGATTTCACCAAAAAGTACAATTGCCAGCGTTGTGGTCAATGTCACTCCTGATAATATCCAACCCGAAGCATGGTAAGCCTGCGAAAACTCCCAGGTCAGGTAAGTAACAATCACAACAATGGCAATATTCAGCAAATTATTAAAGATGACCAACGACGCCAGCAATCGTTTCGGGCGGTCGAGTAACATGGCAATACGCTGATCGCCAGGCTGTATGCTATTTCGACAACGCGTACGGTCATCCGGGGAAAGAGAAAAGAATGCAGCTTCGGAAGCTGACACCAGACCGGCCAGCAACAATAGTAACAGAATCAGACCCGCATAAGGGGCATATAAATCAAAATAGGTGCTCCAGCCATCTGCAGCTGGGAGCACCTGTCGGGGAAGAGGATCACTACTAGGGTCCATGTATATTAAATCTCGTTCAACAATAGAGCATTGAGCGGTTTAGAACGGAAGATCGTCGTCACCACTATTGCTCTCAAAAGGAACCGGGTCAGGCTCCCTACGCGGTGGCTGCTGACGTGCAGCCTGTGGAGCAGGGGCAGCTTGCTGACGCGGGGCTGGTGCTGCCTGCGGTGCCGGTTGCTGGCGCGGAGCAGGCTGCTGGGTTTGCGTCGGTGCTTCGAATGAACCGCCATCCTGACGATCATTAGGCCCACCTAAAAATTGAAAGGTGGTAGCACGAACGCCAAGCGAAAACCGTTCTTTACCTTCCCGGTCCGTATATGTCTCTGTCCGCAAGCGACCTTCTACATAAATTTGCTGGCCTTTGCGTACATATTTTTCAATTGTCTTAGCCTGATCATTCCAAGCTTCTATTCGAAACCACTCCGTTGATTCAACCTGCTCCCCAGTACGGGTTGTGTATCGTTCATTAGTAGCAACGCTGAATTTGGCAACGACTGAGCCTCCATCCAGGTATCGGACTTCCGGATCGTTGCCAACGTTACCAATAATAATTACTTTATTAAGGCTTGCCATACTCTGTGTTTTGTTAGTTACGTATGAAAAAATGCGTAGGGCTTAAAGAGATTAAAGATACTGAAATAAACGCACTTATCCAAACGACTTTTCCAAATAGTTAGCAATTAAAACAGGCTTGGGGAGGTCTCCAATCATTGCCTGTGAATACCACTTTAAACCTGTCGGCAAATGTCCTGCCAGCTTATCCGGCAGGTCAATTACATAGAACATCGCCTGAATTCGTTGATGAGATAGTAACTGCATTGCTCCAGTCGGCATAGTCGACAGAACGCCTTGCTGCACTAATTCGTTCACTGAATCAGGCAATAACAGGTCGCGTAACATTGGTTTAGGCTCGTCTGTTTCAAGCAGATAGAAATCGTAGAGATTTTGCCAGATATCCCGATCCGTGCGTTCACGCATAGCGATTTTATCACCGTTCTTAAAAATAAGATACTGAAAATATCGATTCCGGACAGGCGCTTTTTTAGCCTTGATGGGTAACCGATTCTGCTGACCTGTCAAATAGGCCACACACTGTTGCTGGACTGGACATAACAGGCAATCGGGTGCTACCGGTGTACACTGAATCGCGCCAAACTCCATGATTGCCTGATTGTAGGTTGCCGGATCACTGGCTTGCTGGATAAGCCGGGCTGCCAGTGCCGCAAATGTTTTTTTAGCACTGGTTGTGGTTATATCTTCGTCGATCCCAAACACGCGGGCTAACACTCGATAAACATTTCCATCAACAACCGACACCCGTTCTCCAAAGGCAAAAGATGCGATGGCGGCAGCCGTATAAACACCTATTCCCTTCATTTTCAACAACTCATGGTATGTTTCTGGAAACTTTCCGTTGAGTTGTTCGGTTATATGACGAGCTGTTTGATGTAAATTCCTGGCACGGGAATAATACCCAAGCCCCTGCCAGAGACGGAGCAATTCGCGCTCGTCGGCATGAGCCAGATCGTTAATCGTTGGATAAGCCGCTATGAAACGTTCATAATACGGTTTTCCCTGCGCGACGCGGGTTTGTTGCAGAATGACTTC
This window harbors:
- a CDS encoding sugar phosphate isomerase/epimerase family protein, with the protein product MNELNRRSFLQSTIGLLATVGTANALSPGRQKPLLAFSTLGCPKWSLAISLEAAAKNGYDAIEIRGLQGEMDLTKTPVFDNAQHIASARRLAADKGVKIINLGASTQLHHADPVTRQRHLDEAKRFITLADQLQCSFVRVFPDALPKDQERSATLDRITKGLIDLADYAKGSGVSVLLETHGDGVQTDELVSMMNGAKSPKVGLIWDVFNMWSVTKEPPADVYKKLKPYIRHTHIKDAKLIDGKFHYTSLGQGETPIFDAIAALANGGYTGYYSFEWEKTWHPDLEEPEVVFPLYPKAFNEFYYSDKMARQSK
- a CDS encoding GMC oxidoreductase; this translates as MANLIGDSLAARTFDAIVVGSGISGGWAAKELTKNGLRTLVLERGRDVKHITDYPTMMLNPWEVEHRGQLPLKVRQENPIVSRNYAFREDTMHFFSKDSEQAYIQEKPFDWLHGYQVGGRSLTWGRQTQRWSDFDFDGPARDGFAVDWPIRYKDIAPWYSYVERFVGITGNRDGLATLPDGEFLPAHEMSCVETHFRNEIGKRYSDRHVIMGRAAHLTQPTSVHTQQGRAQCQNRLLCERGCPYGGYYSSNASTLPWAAKTGKLTLRPHSVVHSLIYDEAKKRVKGVRVIDSTTRELVDYFASVIFLNASALNTNLILLNSTSHRFPTGLGNDNGLLGKFIAFHSYRGRISAEYDGLLDSTNRSQRPNSCYIPRFRNVVKQETDFLRGYASTFSASRSALQNSDLIGASLKEKLLERQLGPWQIGSSMMAETIPKEKSTVQLDKTQTDAWGIPQLRISVAFDDNDEKILNDFFQQFTEMYSQCGFTNIRTLDTQRRPGSENHEMGGVRMGKDPQTSLLNKWNQLHHCPNVFVTDGACMTSTSTQNPSLTYMALTARAADYAVKQLKAGKL
- a CDS encoding DUF3500 domain-containing protein, with translation MIRILFFCLIVGQAVAQTVAQPKAKSSAQQVRDEMQESAQAFLQTLSPEQRQKAIFPLDDAERFNWHFVPRERKGLPLKQMTPEQRQAAMAMLKTGLSQQGYDKATAIIDMENVLRVIDNRPPNDVYRDPENYSFTIFGDPSTKNPWSWRIEGHHLSLQFMSVTGRVIAQTPTFFGSNPGILKYDPSMADKRMGDPRVSDLPQKGREILKQETEQAFALLKTLNPDQRKKAVLAAVAYPEMVTSNKRSAVLEKMDGLMLSEMTADQRKLFLGLLQVYLNNYRITLANQQMAKLQKTGLDSLRFGWAGDLTPELGEGKGWYYRIHGPTILIEYDNTQTNANHIHTVVRDLTNDFGEDLLREHYRTTAHGKP
- a CDS encoding LBF_2804 family protein — its product is MSTRPPNNSFGPLDHLAMRYLRQALDTSHPTDEPYVLSPVESRVIRRTKTLTLGLASLLGVLGVLFLYVPQYNWPALFQNTPVTLFGTTYNLPIVTTLYGLLLVYIEVNLLVGLNLLGVKAIMQVCQFPRAHDAQYDRHLQALADAALEKTNRGILRFGIDPYLNMPRWGLTIFFLLNITKAALSNLALKFFLKRFLGRFALRQVTDLAGMPIYAAWNAYASWQVLHEAQIRVMAPLTIREFVNELHDEWGDNEQFRPLILEALQYVAILKRQYNYAHFLLTETLVDRFNLRTNSTLTGHFAEQAANAPVEVRKSLERLIVFGVLVDGNLSWLEKRRLRQLRTKNFLTYSTEDIQRIGEDYNQGRGLWV
- the gldE gene encoding gliding motility-associated protein GldE is translated as MDPSSDPLPRQVLPAADGWSTYFDLYAPYAGLILLLLLLAGLVSASEAAFFSLSPDDRTRCRNSIQPGDQRIAMLLDRPKRLLASLVIFNNLLNIAIVVIVTYLTWEFSQAYHASGWILSGVTLTTTLAIVLFGEIVPKVYASQNNMTVARRTAPLAQVGLAVLRPLAMLLVNLSNQVDKRVERRGYKLSVEELSQAVELTGTDATTEEKEILKGIVNFSNLTARQVMRARLDISAVADDLTFSELMTQINASGYSRVPVYKESLDQIDGILYIKDLLPHIHEDDSFRWQSLVRPAFFIPENKKVDDLLQDFQKRRVHIAIVVDEYGGTRGLVTLEDIIEEIFGDINDEFDDETPVGYRREDDRTVVFEGKVPITDVCRILNVDATTFEAVQGDSESLGGLLLELFSRLPKPADQTTYAGYTFYVLSADDKRINEVRVTKDDPADDKA
- a CDS encoding single-stranded DNA-binding protein → MASLNKVIIIGNVGNDPEVRYLDGGSVVAKFSVATNERYTTRTGEQVESTEWFRIEAWNDQAKTIEKYVRKGQQIYVEGRLRTETYTDREGKERFSLGVRATTFQFLGGPNDRQDGGSFEAPTQTQQPAPRQQPAPQAAPAPRQQAAPAPQAARQQPPRREPDPVPFESNSGDDDLPF
- the mutY gene encoding A/G-specific adenine glycosylase yields the protein MNWQSDLNVIETVFVPSLERWYEYHKRDLPWRHTRNPYYIWLSEVILQQTRVAQGKPYYERFIAAYPTINDLAHADERELLRLWQGLGYYSRARNLHQTARHITEQLNGKFPETYHELLKMKGIGVYTAAAIASFAFGERVSVVDGNVYRVLARVFGIDEDITTTSAKKTFAALAARLIQQASDPATYNQAIMEFGAIQCTPVAPDCLLCPVQQQCVAYLTGQQNRLPIKAKKAPVRNRYFQYLIFKNGDKIAMRERTDRDIWQNLYDFYLLETDEPKPMLRDLLLPDSVNELVQQGVLSTMPTGAMQLLSHQRIQAMFYVIDLPDKLAGHLPTGLKWYSQAMIGDLPKPVLIANYLEKSFG